The Triticum aestivum cultivar Chinese Spring chromosome 7B, IWGSC CS RefSeq v2.1, whole genome shotgun sequence genome window below encodes:
- the LOC123160045 gene encoding uncharacterized protein → MRLVNECCAVGLVSHGGGYHVAALAMEENGEFLLYIFSSETRAWTIKKPVLSMADGATDLGDYMPGKAIAVGDGGVMAFVNLWNGILFCNVLDSGEHAELCYLRLPSAELCRSDMNYRLQPRDIAFDMSSDTIRIRFVEVVCPSSPGWRASTWTMTTTATSPWRQQEKGWQQGFVLYDHELLVADGVSTDGLLPEVSELAETKFANLLVDMPMLSLHENNIICFLAKHHMADSEVWSIAVDMEMKKLKGVNLLQVGRCTRLFYSTISSHLNMTAAASGEKECPKRPGTQLEAYPHKKQQLSMMSSAVGEQEHDAMGAPDGDEDNV, encoded by the exons ATGCGCTTGGTCAACGAATGCTGTGCGGTGGGCCTCGTTTCTCATGGCGGAGGCTACCACGTCGCTGCACTAGCCATGGAGGAGAATGGAGAGTTCCTGCTCTACATCTTCAGCTCCGAGACGCGAGCCTGGACCATCAAGAAACCAGTCTTGTCAATGGCAGATGGAGCCACTGACCTTGGCGACTACATGCCGGGCAAGGCGATCGCTGTCGGTGATGGCGGTGTCATGGCGTTCGTCAACTTGTGGAATGGCATCCTCTTCTGCAACGTCCTTGACAGTGGTGAACACGCTGAGCTGTGCTATCTACGTCTGCCATCTGCAGAGCTCTGCCGGTCAGACATGAACTACCGGTTGCAACCTCGAGACATCGCCTTCGACATGTCCAGCGACACAATTCGCATCAGGTTCGTTGAGGTGGTTTGTCCCTCCTCTCCGGGTTGGCGCGCTTCCACCTGGACTATGACCACTACGGCTACGAGTCCTTGGCGCCAACAGGAGAAGGGCTGGCAGCAGGGCTTCGTGCTCTATGATCATGAACTCTTGGTGGCCGATGGTGTCAGCACTGACGGGCTGCTGCCTGAGGTTTCGGAATTGGCCGAGACGAAATTTGCTAACCTCTTAGTGGATATGCCCATGTTGAGCTTACACGAAAACAACATCATCTGTTTCTTGGCCAAACACCATATGGCGGACAGTGAAGTTTGGTCGATTGCTGTCGACATGGAGATGAAGAAGCTGAAAGGAGTCAATCTTCTTCAGGTCGGAAGATGCACAAGACTATTCTACAGCACCATCTCCAGCCATCTCAATATGACAGCTGCAGCTTCAG GTGAAAAGGAATGCCCAAAGAGGCCAGGAACCCAGCTAGAGGCATATCCTCACAAGAAGCAGCAGCTATCCATGATGTCATCCGCGGTTGGTGAACAGGAGCACGACGCCATGGGAGCTCCTGATGGGGATGAGGATAATGTGTGA